Genomic segment of Sodaliphilus pleomorphus:
CCGCGGATTCCAGCTCGTGCAGCACGAACCCTTCACATCAATACAAAAGGCCGTGGAAGAGGGCCAAGACATCAAGTCGACCTACGAGATGGTTGAGCTCACCAACCACCGCATGATGGTGAAAGATACCGACAAGGGCAATGAGCTCTCGTCGCAAATACGTGACCTGCAAAAGCTGCTCGTTGCCTATCGCAGCGGCTTGATAAAAGAACGCGCCTGGCGCCCTATCACCAACAAGCGATAGCCCCGTTGACCCAACCCAGCGCAACAAGCAATGGGCGCATCGGTGAGCAAAAGACAATCCCTGCCAGGGCTGTTCCTGGCAGGGATTATTGTTGTTGTTGTTGCACGCAGCATCGTGAAGGCAGGTGTCAAGTGCGCGTGATGAGGCACTGGCCATCGTGGTAGGTGAGGTCAACCACCTTCATCTCGCACAAGCTGATGACAGTGGCCTCGGCACTGCGACGACTCACGTGAGCCAGCCTCATGTAGCCGTCGATGGTGATTCCGCCATGGGTTGAGAGATAATCGATGAGCTGCTGCTCGATTGGCGACAAACTTAAGAGCGCATCGTTGTCGCGCAACTGAGACTGGTGCTGCATCACCTTCACATGCATCGAGGATGCGAGCACATTCTCATCGGCCACCCGGTAGAAGGCCTTCCACAGCCCTTTCTCGTCGGGGGCCTTGACAGGCTTGAGAGAGGCTTCGGCGATGTCGACCTTGAGCACGGTTTTCCCGTCGACTTTAAACAGTTCAAACTTCACCTGCTGCTCAGGCCTGCAATACATGGAGGCGGCTTGCTCGATCATGTAGATTTCCTCGTCGCTCTTCACGCCCACGACGTGACCGTTGTCCTTTACACCTATCAAAAGACGACCGCCGCTGTTGTTGGCAAAAGCCGAGATGCTGCGTGCTATCTTCCGGGCATCACTTATCTGGTACTTGAAGTCTTGATGCTCGTGCTCGCCTTGGGCTATCAAATCGGCTATGTATCCTTTGCCTTTCACTGCAGCATGGTGAGAACAAAATAGGCCTGAATCAATTGTCCCAGGTGTATTTGCCTGGGTTCTTTATGGGTGGATATGGCTTGTCGACAACTTCCTGATAGGGCACTTTTGTGCCGTTGAGCACAGCCTTCAAGTAGGGCTCGAGCTTCTGCGCATAGAAGTAGAAGCCTATGTCGGTGTAGTGTGTGCCATCGACGGTACCCTCGTTGTCGGGCCCGTAGAGGTTTTTGCTGTCGATATAGTAGAGATTCTTTGGATTCTCCTGCTTCAACTTCAAGTAGTTTTTGTGGAAAGCATAGTTCTTCTCGGCCAGGTACTTGCTGTAGTAGCTGCTGTACTTGGCATAGGAGTAGATAGTGCCCTCAACCATGAAAATAGGCACATTGGGGCGTGCCTTGCGCAGGATATTGATGAAATTGTAGGTCAAAGTGTCGCACATGTTGAGCGTGCAATTGGGCACCGGGTCGATAATATAGGCCGTGACATTGGGAATCTGAGCCAAGGCTCGGGCCATGCAATAGTCCATCTTGCCCTCGCCGCTGATGCCAATGTTGACACACTCGGCATTGAGGTCGCGCTGGATGATGCTGGTGCCCACCATGCCAGGGCGGCAGGCGCATCCTCCTTGCAGAATACTGGTGCCATAGAACACAAACTTTTTGTCGGCACGCGGGTTGTCAACCTTGGGCATCTCCATCCTGGCATCGTGCTCAACACCTATTTCAAGCCAGTTCACGCCATCGTACAATGGCAGGTAAAGCATGAACTCATGCATTTGACCGTCCATCTTGTCGATATACACCTTGTTTTGAATAGAATCCTTGAGAGGCGATGTGCGGTTCACGTTTTGGAAGTCGCGCACCGGGCGGTTGCAGTTCACAAATCGCCATTGGCCGTTGTCGAGGATGTAGAGATCGGTGCCCTTGATGCCCGTGGGGGCCATGTGAGCCATATACATGTTGGTGAGCAGGTTGTAGCGCACAGCCACCACCTTGGAGTTGGTGCGGAACCTGAATGCCTCGCCTGCAGTGCAGCGCTGCCGCTCATAGAGCGTGGGGCGCACGCTGTCTTTGAGATAACCAGGAATGCGGAAATAGGGGGTCTCGCTGTTGGCAAAGCCCTTGTTGATCATTCTGAAGTCGAGTGCATTGTAATACTTGAGCGTGTCGGCCTTGGTGAAGTCTTGCGCCATAGCGCTTCCCTGTGTCAACCATGCCAGCAATAGCAGAAGCAATAGTCTGAATTTGCAGTTCAATGTCATAATTACGTACTTATTAGAAAATTAATGTTGTTTTGCCGAACAAAATTAAAAAAAATATGGCAAACTACCAACAACAACAGGCGACAACCCTGCATGTAGAGTCGTCGCCCGCCTTTAGATTTTGTCGGTAAAAAAAGAATTTGCTCCGCTCAAGTTATATTTTTTTACTTGAGTGTGCCGTCGTTGGCTTCCTTCACCATCTGCTCATTGGCACTGATGTAGATTTCCACACGACGGTTTTGTGCGCGGCCTGCTTCGGTGTCGTTGCTGGCAACAGGATTCTCCCAAGCCATGCCCTGGCTGGAGAGACGGCTCGAGTTCACGCCCGAGTTCACAAGATAGGTTTTTACCACCGAAGCACGCTCGGTAGAGACCTTGTCGTTGGCAGCACGCGTACCCACATTGTCGGTGTAACCGAAAATCTGCACGTTGGTCTCAGGATTGTTGCGCAGCGAGGTAGCAAACTGCGACAATGATGTCTTGGCGCTCTCGCTCAAGTTAGTTTTATTGAAGCCAAACAAGATGCCGCTGTCGAAAGTGACTTTAATTGCCGTCAAGTTGTTTTGGTCGGTAACAGTGTCGACTTGCGCACCAGGAATCTGGGCCAGTTCCTTGGCCTGCTTGTCCATCTTCTTGCCAATCAACGTGCCGGCAGTACCACCAGCCACAGCACCGATGGCTGCGCCAATGGCTGCGCCCTTGCCGTGCCCTATGAGCGCACCTATGCCAGCACCCAGGGCAGCACCGCCGCCACTGCCAATGAGACCACCTTTACCTGCATTGTTCAACGAACCACAACCTGAGAGGCCCAAAACAAGAGCCACACTCAGGAACAAACTCATTACTTTCTTCATTTTAAAATATATTTTTACTAAATTTAAAAATCACAGTTTCTGAAATTCTGAATTACAAATGTACAATTTTTTCCTTTTTAATGTAAAAAAAATTACGTTAATTTAATATATCATTCTCTGCCATCGCCAGCCATGTGACAAGCAGAAAAGCGACGACGGGCATGCAACCTACACATCCACTCTCGAGATTGCTAAGCATCACCCAGAGAGGAGCGAAAGCACTCTTTTAGACTCAAGAGTGCGTCGAAGGTTTATTCCCACACGGCTTTTACAGTCACGGCAAAGCCTCAAACGTGCCAACAACAACCCACCATTTCAAAGAAAAAAATCAAAAAAAAAAGCTTTTCTTTTTCAAAGTAAAAAAAATTGTGTATATTTGGATTTAATTTGTTGGCTTCCTTCTTCAACGACAAGAAGGACCTTTAAAAAAGATTATTATGGAATCGCAAGAACAGTCCACTACGAGCAAGGACCTCGAAAAGGACGTAACCCTGAATTCGGAGCCTGCACAAGAGCAGAATACAGGCTCTGTCAACAATCAACCCGAGGCAAGTTCGGCAGCTGCCGAGCAAGCCCAGGAAGTCGTCAACCCAGGCGCAAGCCAGGCAGCAGCTGCAAGCACTCCAGCCGAGGAAACAGTCCAGGCCGAGCCCCAAGAGAAGCAGCCGGCCTCGGTCGAAACCGAGGCACAACCACAGCACAAATACGCTGCCATGAGCAAGACTGAGCTTATCGCCGCGCTTGAGTCGCTGAAAGAGCAGCCCATCGACAGCGTGAAAGACGACGTTGCTCAAATCAAGTCGGCTTTCTTTGCCATACGTAAGGAGGAAATTGCAAAAGAAAAAGAAGCATTCCTTGCCCAAGGCAACGAAGAGGCAGCCTTTGCGGCTATCGACGACGCCGACGAAGTGAAAATCAAGGAGCTCCTGAATGAGCTGAAAGAGAAAAAAGCGCAATTCAATGCCGAGCAAGATGCCCTGCGCGCCGAGAACCTTGAAAAGAAGCGCAAAATCATCGACGAGATCAATGCCATCGTGGCCGATCCCGACAATGTGAACCGTCAATACAACCACATTCAGCAACTGCAGCAGGAGTTCAAAGCCATAGGCGAAGTGCCTGCAACCAATGTAACAGAGTTGTGGAAGAGCTACCAGCTGGCAGTAGAAAAATTCTACGACTTGCTCAAGATGAACAAGGAGTTGCGTGACTACGACTTCAAGAAGAATCTCGAAATCAAGCAGCAACTGTGTTCTGAAGCCGAGGCTCTCGACGACCAGAACGATGTGGTGGCAGCATTCAAGAAGCTGCAAGAGCTGCACGACACGTGGCGCGAAACCGGCCCCGTAGCCAAAGAAATAAGAGAAGAGCTGTGGCAACGCTTCAAGAATGCGTCGTCGGTCATCAACAAGAAATATCAGGGTTTCTTTGAAGAGCGCAAGGCCAAAGAGAAAGAAAACGCCGAAGCCAAGACTGCCCTGTGCGAAAAGATAGAGGCCATCTCGACCGACGGCCTCAAGACCTATGCTGCATGGGACGAAGCCACCAAGGGCATACTGGCCTTGCAAGAGCAGTGGAAGAAACTGGGCTTTGCCTCACGCAAGCAGAATGCCGAGCTCTTTGCCCGGTTCAGGAAGTCGTGCGACGACTTCTTTGGCAAGAAGGCCGAGTTTTTCAAGCAGATGAAAGAGCAATTTGCCGCCAATCTGGCCAAGAAAACCGAGCTGTGCGAGCGGGCCGAGGCAATGAAGGACTCTACCGACTGGAAAAAGACCACCGACGCCTTTGTCGCCTTGCAAAAGGAATGGAAAACCGTGGGACCCGTCGTAAAAAAACACAGCGACGCTATATGGAAGCGGTTTATCACAGCCTGCGATGCATTCTTTGATAACAAGAAGAAACAAAACACCAACATTCACACTATAGAGCACGACAACCTGAAGACCAAGAAAGGCATCATTGCCCAGGTCAACGCTGTGCTCGAAGCCGACAACAAGGAGGATGGCCCCACCCAGGTGCGCGAGCTCATGAAGCAATGGCAAGAAGTGGGTCACGTGCCCTACAAGGAGAAAGACAAAATCTATGCCGAGTACAAGGCTGCCATCGACAAGGCCTTTGAGCAATTTGACATGAAGGGCATGAATGCCCGCATTGCCAACTTTGAGAACTCGCTCAATAAGATGGGAGGCGACGACAAGGTGTACCACGAGCGCGAGCGACTGGTGCGTGACTACGAGCGCAAGTGCCAAGAAATGAAGACCTATGAGAACAACATGGGCTTTTTCAACGCCTCTTCCAAGAATGGCAGTACAATAGTGAAGCAGATGGAAAAGAAAATCGCCAATCTCAAAGATGAAATTGCCATTCTTGAGAAAAAGATAAAAATGATTGACGACAAAGTGTGATATGTGTGTCACACGCTCTATCACACCACACCCACACATCCTCTCTGCGGTGCAACAGCCGCAGAGAGTTTTAATTACACATGAATGATATAAAACAGCATTTTGGAGAGTAGAGGAAAATATGGTCAATATATACGCTGGATTTTTACCGGCGTAGATTTCTTAATTCTCAACCTTGCCTACCTGGCAGTGTGCACGCTCACGCCAGTCGCCGAGCACTTTTTCTCAAAGACGGTGTGGCTCATGATGAACATCTCGTTTATTGCAGTGAGCTACTTCTTCTCCGACATTCATTGCCGCCGGGTGGTTTATGCCGACCGAGTCGTGCTGCAGGTCATCAAGGCAGTGATGTTGCACACCGTCATTTTCATGGCGCTGCTCATGTTTCTCGGCTTCGACAAAGCCTCGTGGAGAACTTATGTAAAATTCTACATCGCGTTTTTTGCAGGGCTGAGCACGTGGTGGCTGCTGTCGAGGAAACTGCTGAAACGCTACCGTGCGTTTGGCAAAAACTACAAGCGCATCATCATCATAGGTGGCGGGCACGTAGGCATCAGGCTGATGAACGAGCTTGAGAGTGACGCCGGCTATGGCTATCGCATACTGGGCATGTTTGACAACGACAAGAAAGCCAAGAGTGTGAAATATTACCGCGGCGACCTGAATCAAGTAGAAAAATTTGTGCAAGACAACCTTGTCGACGAGATGTATTGCTGCATACCCGACAACGAAAACGACGAGATGGTCAAGCTCATCAAGATTGCCGATAGCAATGCCGTCGACTTCTACTATGTGCCACAATTTGGCAAGCACATCACACGACGGTTTGAGCTGTATCCCATAGGCAACGTGCCGGTTCTGGCCATACGTCCCTACCCGCTGAGCAATCCCATCAACGCCCTGCTCAAGCGCAGTTTCGACCTGGTGGTGTCGAGCATAGTTCTTGTGCTCTCCCCCATCGTCATCATCCCTGTGTCTATCGTCATCAAGCTCACTTCGCCTGGGCCGGTCTTTTTCAAGCAAGAGCGCACGGGCCTGCGTGGAGAGCCCTTCATGTGCTACAAGTTCAGGACAATGCGGGTCAACCGCGAGAGCGACACCATGCAGGCCACACGCAACGACCCACGCAAGACCAAGTTTGGCAACTTCCTGCGTAAGAGCAACATCGACGAGCTGCCACAATTTTTCAACGTGTGGAAAGGGGAAATGTCGATCGTGGGTCCTCGACCGCACATGATAAAGCACACCGAAGCCTACAGCGCACTCATCGACAAGTACATGCTGCGCCACACCATCAAGCCAGGCATCACCGGATGGGCGCAAGTGAATGGCTATCGCGGCCAGACCGATGAACTGTGGAAGATGGTAAAGCGAGTAGAATATGACGTGTGGTATGCCGAGAACTGGAACTTCATGCTCGACATGAAAATAATATTTCTCACGGTCGTCAACATGTTCAAAGGCGAGCAAAACGCATTTTAAACCATTCACACTCATCATCGCACAATGCCACTACAACACTCCACAGGCCGC
This window contains:
- a CDS encoding helix-turn-helix domain-containing protein, with the translated sequence MKGKGYIADLIAQGEHEHQDFKYQISDARKIARSISAFANNSGGRLLIGVKDNGHVVGVKSDEEIYMIEQAASMYCRPEQQVKFELFKVDGKTVLKVDIAEASLKPVKAPDEKGLWKAFYRVADENVLASSMHVKVMQHQSQLRDNDALLSLSPIEQQLIDYLSTHGGITIDGYMRLAHVSRRSAEATVISLCEMKVVDLTYHDGQCLITRT
- a CDS encoding SGNH/GDSL hydrolase family protein, translating into MAQDFTKADTLKYYNALDFRMINKGFANSETPYFRIPGYLKDSVRPTLYERQRCTAGEAFRFRTNSKVVAVRYNLLTNMYMAHMAPTGIKGTDLYILDNGQWRFVNCNRPVRDFQNVNRTSPLKDSIQNKVYIDKMDGQMHEFMLYLPLYDGVNWLEIGVEHDARMEMPKVDNPRADKKFVFYGTSILQGGCACRPGMVGTSIIQRDLNAECVNIGISGEGKMDYCMARALAQIPNVTAYIIDPVPNCTLNMCDTLTYNFINILRKARPNVPIFMVEGTIYSYAKYSSYYSKYLAEKNYAFHKNYLKLKQENPKNLYYIDSKNLYGPDNEGTVDGTHYTDIGFYFYAQKLEPYLKAVLNGTKVPYQEVVDKPYPPIKNPGKYTWDN
- a CDS encoding OmpA family protein, encoding MKKVMSLFLSVALVLGLSGCGSLNNAGKGGLIGSGGGAALGAGIGALIGHGKGAAIGAAIGAVAGGTAGTLIGKKMDKQAKELAQIPGAQVDTVTDQNNLTAIKVTFDSGILFGFNKTNLSESAKTSLSQFATSLRNNPETNVQIFGYTDNVGTRAANDKVSTERASVVKTYLVNSGVNSSRLSSQGMAWENPVASNDTEAGRAQNRRVEIYISANEQMVKEANDGTLK
- a CDS encoding DUF349 domain-containing protein, which produces MESQEQSTTSKDLEKDVTLNSEPAQEQNTGSVNNQPEASSAAAEQAQEVVNPGASQAAAASTPAEETVQAEPQEKQPASVETEAQPQHKYAAMSKTELIAALESLKEQPIDSVKDDVAQIKSAFFAIRKEEIAKEKEAFLAQGNEEAAFAAIDDADEVKIKELLNELKEKKAQFNAEQDALRAENLEKKRKIIDEINAIVADPDNVNRQYNHIQQLQQEFKAIGEVPATNVTELWKSYQLAVEKFYDLLKMNKELRDYDFKKNLEIKQQLCSEAEALDDQNDVVAAFKKLQELHDTWRETGPVAKEIREELWQRFKNASSVINKKYQGFFEERKAKEKENAEAKTALCEKIEAISTDGLKTYAAWDEATKGILALQEQWKKLGFASRKQNAELFARFRKSCDDFFGKKAEFFKQMKEQFAANLAKKTELCERAEAMKDSTDWKKTTDAFVALQKEWKTVGPVVKKHSDAIWKRFITACDAFFDNKKKQNTNIHTIEHDNLKTKKGIIAQVNAVLEADNKEDGPTQVRELMKQWQEVGHVPYKEKDKIYAEYKAAIDKAFEQFDMKGMNARIANFENSLNKMGGDDKVYHERERLVRDYERKCQEMKTYENNMGFFNASSKNGSTIVKQMEKKIANLKDEIAILEKKIKMIDDKV
- a CDS encoding undecaprenyl-phosphate glucose phosphotransferase; protein product: MESRGKYGQYIRWIFTGVDFLILNLAYLAVCTLTPVAEHFFSKTVWLMMNISFIAVSYFFSDIHCRRVVYADRVVLQVIKAVMLHTVIFMALLMFLGFDKASWRTYVKFYIAFFAGLSTWWLLSRKLLKRYRAFGKNYKRIIIIGGGHVGIRLMNELESDAGYGYRILGMFDNDKKAKSVKYYRGDLNQVEKFVQDNLVDEMYCCIPDNENDEMVKLIKIADSNAVDFYYVPQFGKHITRRFELYPIGNVPVLAIRPYPLSNPINALLKRSFDLVVSSIVLVLSPIVIIPVSIVIKLTSPGPVFFKQERTGLRGEPFMCYKFRTMRVNRESDTMQATRNDPRKTKFGNFLRKSNIDELPQFFNVWKGEMSIVGPRPHMIKHTEAYSALIDKYMLRHTIKPGITGWAQVNGYRGQTDELWKMVKRVEYDVWYAENWNFMLDMKIIFLTVVNMFKGEQNAF